The Cryptomeria japonica chromosome 6, Sugi_1.0, whole genome shotgun sequence genomic interval TATAAGAGTACAAGAACCTAGGTCACGAGGAGGTGTGTAGTGCTTTATTGGAAAAGGAGGTCAAACTTGTAGAAAATTCATTGGAAGTCCATGCTGGCTTAATGGGTCGAGATAGGGGTGTCCATTTTCGATGGATGGAAAGATACCAAAAATCAATCCTTGATCAATGTGATCGTAGTGTCCTCTAAAGGAGTAATGATTTTGAGAGAGTCATAGATTGTGAGGGGGAGGTGAAGGATGGCCAATTTATTGCTAACATATCCATGACAACCATTGAGGAAGTGGGGTTTCGTAGTGCCATTCAAGTCATAATAGACAATACGAAGAATTGTAGAGCATTTGGTTTGTTGGTTGAAGAATATtcagacatcttttggacaccttgtgctctTCACTCCTTCAAAATTGCTACAAAAGATTGGCAACACAATTGATTGGATCGAAAAGGTGTATCATTCTGAATGTTCATCCCAACCAACATATGTTGTAGGGCATATTCAAATCATATTCGTAATTGGAGTTGCTAAAGGTAAGTTAAATAGTATAAAAAATTATGTTTCACGCTAGTcacttaaaaatttatttttttaaaacttaatttAGTCACGTTTTTCTATTTGAAgtttgtttttaatattttatttttattttagaataGGTTGGTGAGACTTGTTTGTCTCCAACATAATCAGCTTGAGATGACTTTTGAAAGGTTTGGGAGGCACTTTCTAACATGGTCATCACACAAGCTTGGTCCATATGGAGGTAAGTCATCAATGAGAGGACAATGAATATTAATTCGATGATCTTAGATGACACTTGGTGAGGATGAGTGGAATATCTCCTAAATATCACTAAGCTGTTTTGAGTATGATATATATTACTGACAGGGATAAGCCTTGTTTGAAAGAGATATGATAGCATCAACTCAATGATTGAGAAGATGGAGACTATCATAAATGAGAAATAGTAAGATCTTGAAGAAACTTTCTTAAATAGGcacacaaaattattgaagagaGATGCAACACAATGACCACCCCGCTACAACTAAAATTATGTATTTTTAGTCTGAAATGTGACAAGCTTAAAGAAGACCTCTACTAGTTTTGTATTTACTCCATTTGCATGCAAGATTATTTTATGGTTTATCATACGATGAAAGAAATGACATATATGCCTTTTTTCCTCAGCTCAACATATTTGTCAATATAGTTAATTGACTTATCTAAAAATATTACCTTTCCAAGCTACTCCTATTTTGGATGAAGCATCATTATAGTATGTTTTATTTGATACTATTTAATGGGGCTAATCAGATTTAATGGGAAGATAAACTATTTGAAAATCAAGTTTTGATCTCTTTATGGTCACATGCAGGGCTCTATAAATCTAATCACAAAAGCATTAGCAACTGTTGGTTGCAAAATGGAGGTCATACCCGATCCAACAACTGTTCACTACCATTTGCCAGGGGGTCTTTCTGTTCGTGTGCATAGAGAGTTTGAAGATTTTCTTGTTGAGCTTACTAGTTATTTCCCCCATGAAAAGGAAGGAATTTCCCGATTTTACAATGAATGTTGGAAGGTTAGCCAAGCATATTTATTATTTTACTGTTAATGCTAAGACTGCTATACATGCtttcttaatttattttttatgtttggtaAAAAATTCTCCACATCTGAGGTGGTTTGCTGAAATGCAGGTGTTCAATTCTTTGAACTCACTGGAATTGAAGTCATTGGAGGAGCCATTATATCTTTTTGGCCAGTTTTTTAAGAATCCATTGGCGTGCTTAACTCTTGGTAATTGTTTCATAATATCATTTTCTGTGAATTTGACACCAAAATATTTGGATTTAATAATTATAACAATTCCTCTTATTTGTTATAGGTTTTATTAATAGGGATAATAATCTCTTTGACTAAATGACTAAAATTTCATAGCTTTTACAATTTAAATATATCTTAACCTATAGTTCTAATATTATAACATGTTAGTTGATAGAAACACAAAAAGGAATGACCATTGCTAGAATTACAAAGTACCTGCAACAGCCATATTTTTTACATGTAGCACAATGCTTACTTAATGCAGAGAATGATAGTAAATTCTTATTGTATAATGTTTTGTAGCCTCTTACTTGCCACAAAATGCTGGTGACATAGCCCGGAAGTATATTAAAGATCCAGTTTTACTCAATTTCATTGATGCTGAGGTTGGTCTCAAACTTTCTCAATTTCAAACAATAGCCATTTATTGGATCCATGTTTCTTTATTGGCAAATGGACTAACGTTAATAAATGATTGCATACATTGTAACTAGCTGATACCTTGTTGACTTGCTTCTTACAGTGCTTCATCGTGAGCACAGTAAAGGCTTTGCGGACACCAATGATAAATGCAAGTATGGTAAGTTATGACTTCACATGGCATTACAGAAATCATGGATGGTTTGTGAATGGGacatgctcttaaaactttaattGCTGACACATCTTTATATAACAGGTTCTATGTGATAGACATTTTGGAGGGATAAATTATCCTGTTGGTGGTGTGGGTGGAATTGCCACAAATCTAGCTAAAGGCCTAGTCGATAATGGTGGTATGATTCTATATAAGGCAAATGTCACAAATATTAAACTGGAAAACGGGAAGGCTGTGAGTCCATATCCTTTAGTTTTTTGTCTTTATGTCTATTGATTACTAAGAGACACCCACAAACTGCTTTAGGATTTTAAGACGGTGAAAATTACCTTTTCACATTGGGAGCTCTTGGATGTGTAGGTAGGAGTAAGGCTCTCTGATGGCAGAGAATTTTATGCCAAGAAGATCATTTCAAATGCAACCAGATGGGATACTTTTGGTACACAATTTGATAatttataatcaattttttttaaaattttggaaatATAGTTGTATGCTTGTTAAAGGATGCAGTGCTATTTATCAACTGTTGCAGTATTgctgataaatatttttttattattgatcaggAGAGACTAGATATATTATACTTTCCTTCCAATATATGATAGAACTTATCCTACTTGATCTTTCCTTGCAGGACGACTTTTAAGACCAGAGGAGCTTCCTAAAGAGGAACAAAGTTTTCAGAGTTTATATGTGAAAGCACCCTCTTTTCTTTCCATTCACTTGGGAGTGAAAGAGAGTGTTTTGCCAGTGGGTACAGATTGCCATCATTTTATTCTAGAGGTAACTTGATTACTAGAATGCATGTTCAAATTGCACAATTGAATAGATGGAATTCCAGATACTTAACACTTACTAAATGACTGATTGCATATTTGACCAGATTTCAATTTTGCTGAAATGCATtggaaattaattttattgtatcaGGATGACTGGGGAAAACTAGAGGAACCTTATGGAAGCATTTTTCTTAGTATTCCAACTGTTTTGGATCCGTCACTAGCTCCTAAGGGTTGCCATATTCTTCATGTCTTTACTACTGCTTGGATTGATGATTGGAAGGTATAATTTTGAACATGCATtttgaaagaaatcatgaaagaCAGGGATCAAGTGAATCTGCAGCAATGAAAGCCAAATTTATTCTAGCTAAATATGTTCATAAATCATTTCATGGTATACCTTTCTATTGTGTTAAACTATTTACATGAATGCCGTTATGTTTGTTTAAggaaactgtctaacaattggtggGCTTGTCTAGGACCTCTCATTTGCAGATTATAATGCCAAGAAAGAAGCTGTGGCTGATGAAATTATTAGCAGGTTGGAGAAGACACTTTTTCCAGGCCTGAAAGAAGCAATAAATTTTAAAGAGGTAAACCTTTGTTAGCATGTTCTTCTAAATTTTTTAACAGAAGCCTTTATTAATATTGTGATATCGTTGTTGTTTGTGTCATAAAATATAATTTTTCCTTGGGAAATTTGGAAAATGGTTATATGGAGATCCTAATAAGCTActaaattatataaaaaatgtaATTATTAATTGATGCTTTCCCAAGTTCTTGGGATGTGCTCTTCTAGTATGGGTTTTGTTTTGGCCAATTTTTAGGAGTTGGCAAGGGATGGCTGTTAAAACAtaaggaaaattttaaaatataaggaaatttcaaatgTTCATATGATGACATTGATAAAGcaaagcattcatcatagacattataGAAACTTAATACGTAGCATTTAACTTTATTTGAGATTTCACATGAGAATTGATGAACAAAATAATGAAATTtaaatgctttcattgtcaatgCGCATATAAATTATATAAGAATTGCACTAAAATATCCTATGCTGCAAGTTTTCAACTACACAATGACAAAAAATATAGAAAGTATATAGCTCTCCCTAATCAGAATCTACCTCTAGTAGATCTACATCAAAATGAGATTTGGAGTCCAAGTCACTGCCACTATGAGGGATGGTTTTATGCAATGGAACCCCAACTAATCCCTTATGTGCCTCTCCCTCATCAACCTATTTAGTATCTTCGGGATCAACATCCCAATGTGAGGTTGTAATCTGGAAATACTCAAGGGTTTGCTGATCTTGTAGCTGCAAGATACTATGTACAACCAATAATTTCTCCAACCATCTAAAGATAAGATTGTTCCtcttgattgattggataaagctatatgtagaccaattCCTCTCCACAATTGAGGAATTAACAACTTGTGAAAGGAGGTGAGTGGCAAGTATCCTCAATTCTTTGCATCTTTGCCACGCCACATCCACCATTTAATATGGTTATTTTGAGCTAATTTAGCTCTATTTGTCCTAACATCTAGCTTGCTGAAGGTTGGATCATGAAGATTGACAAAGTCAAGCCATTGTGTATGAATTAAAAAGACACCTCATCAACATACATTTTTCGAAGGGCCTTCATGAGTGCTTCTTTCACCTTCACCATGAGATGGAGGCACTATTCTAGGCCAAGCTACATATCATTTGGAATTTATAGCATAGGCTTCCATATGAAGTGGGGTGTTTATTGTGTTCCATCACCACATCACAATAGGTCTAATATGCTTCTCATAAAATCCCAAAGTAGGATCCCTGCTATAAATAACTTGTTTCATCTACCCAAGCATGCTATCAAAGGTTTCATAAACCAATCACTCCAAGGCTAGGAGAGTCCGTTTCAAGTTATCAACATAGCTTATGACTTGCACAATAGGTTCGATGAAGGAGAAACATGTCTATAGTGCAAAAAAGTTACACAAATTAAAATGTGAAAAAAGATTAAGAGTTTAAGTCTCAAATGATAAAGTGAATGCTACTACaaagaatgaaaataaatttaGAGTAActctaaattaatttttaaaattcaatattaaaaccaacaatctcttacCTTAATTTGGATTACGAATCATCATCAAGTACTTTTTGTTTCATATTACTCCCTTTAGGTGTGCTTGCCTTTGACCATCTAACCCACTTTGAATTAACCGCTATTAATTGTATGAGCTTTTGCATCTCAACCATCATGTTTAACAAAATGAAGTAGCTGACATATCTAGTATCCGCGAGCTTGAAGAATTCCTTCTTTGAAAAGTCCTAAACAAAGCAAATGAAGTGTGATGATTGCaaataaatatctatatatatctagCTTCTACCACCACTTCCTTCACCCTATTTGTCTTCCCAATGTCCTTCAATGTGTTGTTCAAAGCACAAACACAACAAGGGGTCTAGAAAATGTGCTTGTAAGCACTCCACCATCAAGCTAGCTAACTTACATACATGGGTTGTATTGCCACTTTGAAATGTCTTCTTTTGATGTGGTTTGTTGGATGATCCTTGGGCCAAGGAGTTGTACCAACAGATTTTTCATATCATGCCCAATTCTTCCTTAAATTGGATACTTCCAAGATCTAGACGAATTCTTAGATTTGGGAGGTCTATCAAATTGCTTCTTAGGCTTTTTGCCTTTATGGTGTTGGTCATTGCATGATCCTTCTCACCATCTTCCTTGCTTAAAGACTCTTCTTTCTAAAGTAGATTTGCAAGCTTCTCAAAATTGGTTGTCTATTTTATGACATTCAGTTGTCACAAACACTTTGTATCTGGAAGGTAGTGCTTGGAAAATTATGGGCACCAAGACAACATCCTCAATTGTTTCAACCAAGGCTTGTAGGGAGGCTCTCAACATAGCAATCCTTTTGATAAAGGATTCCAACTATTCTCAATTTTTCATCTTCAGGCTATGTAGTTGACTATGCAAATTTAGGATCTGATTTTGATTCTTCGTCTCATACACTATCTATATTATCTTGAGCTTGTCCCATGCATCTTTGGCTATGGACAAATCTCGGGTAAATGGCTGAACTTCATTAGACACGTTGAACATGATCAATTTTGCGTTTCTGTTGGCTTGCTCATTATCATCAATCTTATGTCGTGTAGTGGTGCCACTAACCACATTCTAAACTTCCTTTAACTTGAGTTGAGCTTTGAGTTTGGTCTTCCATGTGGAATAATTATTTTTGTGCAACAATtgagaatttggaagaagaaatttagGAGAACTACTTGTCATTTAATTAGCAAAATACGGTGTTTATTTATCTTATTTCTTGTCAATCAGATCAGCAATACACTGCAGAGGAGAGGATAATATAGGAATGGTTAGTTTTAGGATCAGAAATGAAATAAGAAGAAGTAcctaaataataaacacttgaacaCAACAAATACCCTGCGAAAACCCTccttcttgagggagaaaaacccagccaaTAGTATCTTATATTATTGAATAATACAAAAAATTTGCCTTTACAACTTGGCCAATCTCAAGGCCAATACAATGAAGAAGTGAAGGCACCTCACTAGGCATGAATTTACAAcagaaataacatctccttaatagGCATTGATCTGAAGCAATATGCCAATATGCTGAAGATATCGAACTCCTTCCTCAAGCGCTAGTTTGTCTGATCTTCTGCAAATGGAATGACCAATTTCTCCTAGAGGTAAGAATGACATGATTGAATTGATAAATTAAAATGAAGGATCAccaccttacatatataccaatcTAGGTGACCTTTCATCTAGGTCGGCTCCCTTAGAAAAAATAAGATAATAGTTGATGTAGGCCGACCTGCTTTTAATTAAGGAGAAAATATCTCCTGAAGCTACCAAACACTAACACCCCCTCTTAGCCAGGGAGATATATTCCAGATATctatgtcatggagtctctcaacatgacacccATAATGGCTACACCCA includes:
- the LOC131068049 gene encoding prolycopene isomerase 1, chloroplastic; protein product: MALNSFSRIPKTPRLESGTHNSVPFSSSITFHNTYLRQQYTGKKPQNDHARHWVWRSRLCNRVRAITVGAPTRESEGVSKGSDDNNEEYDAIVIGSGIGGLVTATQLAVRGAKVLVLEKYVIPGGSSGFYERDGYKFDVGSSVMFGFSDKGSINLITKALATVGCKMEVIPDPTTVHYHLPGGLSVRVHREFEDFLVELTSYFPHEKEGISRFYNECWKVFNSLNSLELKSLEEPLYLFGQFFKNPLACLTLASYLPQNAGDIARKYIKDPVLLNFIDAECFIVSTVKALRTPMINASMVLCDRHFGGINYPVGGVGGIATNLAKGLVDNGGMILYKANVTNIKLENGKAVGVRLSDGREFYAKKIISNATRWDTFGRLLRPEELPKEEQSFQSLYVKAPSFLSIHLGVKESVLPVGTDCHHFILEDDWGKLEEPYGSIFLSIPTVLDPSLAPKGCHILHVFTTAWIDDWKDLSFADYNAKKEAVADEIISRLEKTLFPGLKEAINFKEVGTPKTHRRFLAREDGTYGPIPRQSPKGLLGMPFNTTAVDGLYCVGDSCFPGQGVIAVAFSGIMCAHRVAADIGLEKRSEVLDKSLQQMLRWFRSLA